CagaaataggattttaattaattaattaccccAAAGATTCAATGATAATATTATTGGGTTTAACTTTGTTGCACTTATCTGTAGAGAAAATTAATACGAACAAGACGAAAATTAATGATAACTCTATCTTAATTATCTGATTTCcttattaattttaaacaaattgtGGCTTATACTTCTGTTTGGTAATTACTGTAAGTTAGCTTTAATTGGTTCATACGATAACATTCCTCCACGTCAAGTTTAGTTAGTGGGAGTTAATTAGTAGACATTGGTAAAGGAATGTTTCCACAATGACCAAGGAAAAGTAGGCTAGAATTGGGATGCTTCCATAGATAACACAATTTGTTGTTTAATTAGCAATAAATATGTTTCTAATTATAGCAAAAGGTGGCTCTAATGATAAGTAACTAATGTACTTTATATGTGCCATCACTTAGATGCAGATCTAACAACCAAGGAAACCTCTACAGTAGCAGAAGAAGAGAAGACGAAGGAATCAGCATCGAGTGAGCCCATTTTTTTAGTATTGTTATTCTTCTAGAATAAAATAACATACTATTGTGATTAATAGAGAAATTATCTCTTTGATGCAGGCAATCAAACAGTGTCGCTGCAGCTAGAATTCGACCAAAATGAAGATGGTGATGACTCAAatacaagtatatatatataaccaacaAAATTATccttttttaaaattgaaaatcgtTTTCTACTCACGCATAATTGAATTTATGTATTTAATTATTTCTTAACTTGCAATTGCATCTCACAGTCGCAGACTCGATTTTGTCAAATTCACCTCCCGACTCaaatgaaaaggaagaagaagagctgaCAGGTCTTTTTATTCTCTTttcaaaacatgcataatataATTTAAGTAACAATTGTGATACATTAAGTATTCCGGGTTAAACTAGCTGACTGATCAGGAACTTGGGCATCATGACTCAATCGAGCCTAATTAGTCCATTCAAATGGCGAGCTAAAATGGGCTCGACGCATGACTCAATCGGGCACAGCCACAATCAATCTAGTGCTTAGGCCAGGCCTGAGCTCATGCTTGGTTGAGTCCACCGGTTAAGTTCGGCCTAGTAGGATGCATCTGAATCAGCTCAACTGGTGAATCAAATCAAGTCCAGCTTAGCACGGTCCAACTCCTATTGGCCGGCCGGACTAAGTCAGGGCAATTTCAGCCCTTTTGCCACCtctaaatgattaatagaatagatTTACGGTGTTTATTGTGTATGAAGTTTGGAAGTTTGGAGGCTACTTTCTTGCCGTTGGTACCGAATTAATTGGCATTATTGATAAATGTGATGGCGTTCTCTTGACCCATTGCAGAATCCAACGGAGAGATCCCAAGGAAGGAGAGCCGTGTGATGTGCGACTTCACGGCTCCTCGATCCGACACGTGTCAGGTCGACGGCGACGTCCGAGTGGTCCCCAAATCCTCCACCATCCTCCTGGCGTCGCCTCTCACGCGTCCGTCGCAGAACACGACATGGAAGCTGCGGCCCTACCCTCGCAAGTGGGAGCACGCCACCATGGAACCCATCAAGGAGCTCACCATCTCCCTCGCCACTGCCACCGCCGCCGACTACCAGCGCCGACAGCCACCACCTCCTCGCTGCACAGTCACCCACGCCGTCCCCGCCGCCTTTTTCTCCACCGGAGGCTTCGTCGGAAACTACTTCCACGATTTCACCGACGTCATCATCCCCCTTTTCATGACCGTCCGCCGATTCCACGGAGAGGTCCGCTTCCTCGTCTCCGACTTCAACTACCCCTTCATGGTCAAGTATCGCCCCATCCTGGAGCGCCTCTCCAATTACCCGCCCATCAATCTCGACGCCGGCGACGGCGAAGTACACTGCTTCCCGCAAGCCCACGTCGGCCTCTTCAGTCACCGCGCGCTCGGAATCGACGCCACCAAGTCCCCTGACGGCGTCTCCATGCGCGACTTCAGGGACTTCCTAAGAAGTTGCTTCTCCCTGAAATTACGAAGCATCAGCAGGGGAATTTCCCGGGGCAAGCCCAGGCTGCTGCTGATTCTCCGGCGAGGGTCTCGGTCCTTCGTGAACGAGAGGGAGGTGATGAGAATGGTGAAGTCCGTGGGGTTCAAGCTGATCACGGCGGGCCCAGAGGAGGCGCGGAACATATCCCGCTTCGCGCGGCTGGTCAACTCCGTCGACGTGCTGATGGGGATCCACGGCGCTGGGTTGACCAACATGGTGTTCCTGCCGGCGAACGCGACGGTGGTGCAGATTATCCCCTGCTGCCAGTTGGCCGACGGGTGCAGGTACATCTTCGCGGAGCCGGCGCCGGCGATGGGACTCAAGTACGCGGAATATGAGATCAAAGTGGAGGAGAGCACGCTGTGGGAGAAGTACCCGAGAGATCATGTCGTCTTCAGGGACCCGATTTCGATCCAGAAGAAGCAGGGATTCAATGCGTTCTGGAATATATTTCTCAACCACCAAAAGGTAAAGCTCGACGTGGGCAGGTTTAGGAGTATATTAGCAACAGTTCGTCGCTCTATCAAACCGTAGAATGCTACAATTTTTCCTCATTCCAACTGACGAATTGTAAcagaataatatatataatattagatgAAATTACAAAAGAATCATATTAAATTTCAATATCTTGTGGCTTTTTTCTTGGGGCCGGCCGCCAGGTTCATGGGAAATTAAATTAGGAAGAAGGAGGAACAATGAAGGAACTAACTAGTGTCAAACACTTATGTTGGGCAGGGAGAATTGATGCTGCCACGGAGACGAACTGAGAGGATGAAGATGATGGATCTGGAAATGAAAGCTCTTGATgggtttcttcttttctttgttgtGTTTTGGCTGTGGAGTACCGCCAGACCTGGGTTGAGGAGGCTTTTGATCTTTCGGTGACTTCCGAGATCGGACATTTGTTTCGTCTCagtttaattaatataataagAAAGTTCACTGAGGAATGTGAACTCCGCAAACAaaatttcagaatttgaattgATCCTGTTTAAAATATCAGTCAAACGAAAATTGACTGTGAACTCCGCAAACAAAGTTTCAGAATTTGAATTGATCCTGTTTAAAATATCAGTCAAACGAAAATTGACTGAGATGATATTGGTATTAGTAGAGAGGCGATTTTGACCCAATCAGTATATGTATACCAGCAAAGTGAACCCCCAAGTGGTACCTCCTGGACAATGGTAATAAGATCGGCGGTACTCAAGCTTTGCACATATTCAGACAAGCATACGgagcgttagagaccagaaactagggaaaaagtcttCGACGTAGAtcttctgacgctcaagtcaggtactttttccctaaAAGAATAGTGTACGAAAGAGAAAATAATAGTAGAAGATGAGTATGAATGTGCGTGCGTGCATATCTGGCTAAGGGAGAGAACTGTTGGTGCAACGAGgatcgacaagaggggggtgaattacctgcaatCAAAAATTAtatcctcctcaaactttcaactctaaaataaaagcaacactaataattaaagtaattaatagaaaagaaaagagagacgactcagctatttgacttggttacaatcgagacggttgttaatccaaggtgtagAAAGACGtactaaaagagtctccttctttgaagacggagaaaccttttacactttaagagcacagaggttgcttagAAGAGAATTACAGAGTTGATAATTTTCGTTGTTTTTCATTGTtctgttcgagacccctttatataggggttccaagactcatccagagcccctgatcttcgggatcagggttTGACTTCGagagggggatcggtcgaccgatccccaggttcggtcgactgaacctgtgTACTTTCCCAACTTCCCGTCTGGATGCaggctctgtggatcgagcttaggttcggtcgactgatccttgtattcggtcgaccgatcagccaacggtctctgctcgatctgacccgatcaaatcgcttcgaccaagtctgtgattatctccggttcggtcgactgatcagagggttcggtcgaccgatcaaccattGATTGCTGACGTTGTTGCTGACGTGTCTCCAATGGCTGGCTTCTAatgaaaggggttcggtcgaccaattagtgggttcggtcaaccgaacacttgtcaagtcaacttcctGGTTGActtgcttaggtgatttcggctatctagaatagagctcactcgaacccagttctcgaccttctcctcgagtagtcttccgtcTCGGCTTTAcgcccctcgaacgccgcgcacgttcttcacgcccaccggtgtatattccgcagctctctcgtccttcggacgcaccgagcccgtcggctcccttcccgtgccgttcttctcgctagctgcgtcttccgctcgacttcttgggctcctaagtttctgcacacttagacaaagggatcagacaaacaggacctaacctaaacttggttgatcacatcaaaacaaccacggggtccaacaatctccccctttttgatgtgcatcaacccaagtttaagttagggtaaaaacaaacgaatagtaattttaagaaaattactaaactaacattttaagtacaaaaatgatagaatttgcaacataagttaaaagggaaaaaatattaaaaatttaatttttcctaactccccctaaacttgttactaaactctccccctttgatcacagcaaaaacggggtaaaaataattttctaagttattttgaaaaatttgctaagtgaaaatattattttttttttaaaaaacttagcttagataattttatcaaatctaatttcagaaaagatcttaaaaaaatgagaatttttctaagtaaaaatttcaagaaacaaaaataatttttggagaatttctaaggaaatgtttttaaaaactattcaaagtattatttaattataattttaatgcttttatcagaaagttaattaaacattttatttcgatatttcggctttcaggtcgtggcgagacactaggccttcttggttattggagcaacaaccacttccttagacaaagcttccataaagaaactcattgtttaattttctcactataagcttttaacaaaaaaatttaactagcaaagattttggaacccagtagaggttccttcctacagggttggtcaaaaacttagtgGGTACATATCTTtaaggtattcttctaagttgaccctgatgttttcttatataccactttaattttccataaacattaatttttgatttttgaaaagtattagtttttaaacatgcattCTCAGTTTTGAGTTTTTcaatttccaaatttaatttctcattttctaaattcaaaatttctaacattgtttttaaattgacaatttctttttctgatttgactaagtctttattaagcactttgataaacttaaaagactgAGAGGAAATgagattacgtaccttacttacctcacttggtgatattcctccttcatcgtagctttcttcttctgattctcccccttgatcaatgctcatctctgagtccgagTCTCCCtcgaagagatggttggccaccaGTGCTAGTCCTGAGAAAGCTTCGGCTTCTAACTCAGAGGATGAAGAATTATCCCATGTGGCCTTCATGCTCTTGTGTATAGAGGACGTCGATTTTTGAGGCTtttctttgttctttttcttcagtttggagcagtcatccttgatgtgcctttcctcattgcagttgtagcattgtGCCGTCCTTCTGTTGTGTTGATACttcctcgactgcgatttaaatttgctagatttaagaaatttattaaaatgtcttaccagtagtgccgcttcggtatcgtcgatcgatgcttcggagtcgagatcgtccttttcggcttgtaagGCAATGTtaaggttcgacttctctactggtttctctgtaagtcgagactcgtgaagttcgaaggtagaaaataagttttctaaactacttacctcggtccttagagatgtagtatgcatctactaaggacgcccactctgGAGCTCTTTGAAAGGCGTTGCGCGCATACCGGATGGAATCTCGGTTTATTACCGTTTCGCCGAGAtttgttagttgcgttatcagctctttgatcctcgcttggagttgcgcaaccttctcgccattgttcatccgaagatttgttagttgtgtccgaaGGACGTCAtgccttgctagcttcgcttctgaggtgccctcgtggagctccaggaatttatcccagaggtctttggcggagtcgtagcttccgatccgacttacctcctggggtggcaaAACAATGAGCAGGTGAAATTCGGCCTTTCCATTGGCCACGcaatcagcctgctccttctttgtccaattgcactcttctttatcttttggtgcTGCAAatccatacttcattattaacagtatatcaaatttagttttaaagaatacctccatttttcgcttccatgtagcgaaatctctgtcgaacttcgggggatgaatgttcgcgctgGCCATTGTTCTGATATTTATGCTTCAAAcaacgattagtccttctgaggctattgggctctgataccacttgttggtgcagcgtgGACTggaaagaggggggtgaattgtctgcaataaaaaattatatcctcctcaaactttcaactctaaaataaaagcaacagtaataattaatgtaattaacagaaaagaaaagagagacgactcagctatttgacttggttacaaccgagacggttgttaatccaaggcgtggAAAGGTgcactaaaagagtctccttctttgaaagcggagaaaccttttacactttaaGAGCACAAAGGTTGCTTAGAAGAGAATTACAGAGTTGATGATTTTCGTTGTTTTTCATTGTtctgttcgagacccctttatataggggttccaagactcatccagagcccttgatcttcgggatcagggttTGACTTCGAGagggagatcggtcgaccgatccccaggttcggtcgaccgaacctgtgtaCTTTCCCAACTTCCCGTCTGGATGCaggctctgtggatcgagcttaggttcggttgactgatccttgtattcggtcgaccgatcagccaacggtctctgcTCGATCTGACTCGATCAAATcgcttcgaccaagtctgtgattatctccggttcggtcgaccgatcagagggttcggtcgaccgatcaaccattGGTTGCTGACGTTGCTGCTGACGTGTCTCCAACGGCTGGCTTCTAATGAaaggtgttcggtcgaccgatcagtgggttcgatcaaccgaacacttgtcaagtcaacttcccggttgacttgcttgggtgatttcggccatccggaatagggctcacccgaacccagttcccggccttcttctcgagcaatcttccgtcccggctttatgtccctcgaatgccgtgcacgttcttcacgcccaccggtgtactcttctgcagctctctcgtccttcggacgcaccgagcccgtcggctcccttcccgtgtcgtccttctcgctagctgtgtctttcgctcgacttcctgcgctcctaagttcctgcacacttagacacagggatcagacaaacaggacctaacctaaacttggttgatcacatcaaaacaaccacggggtctaacaagaacctccctttttatataagGCTGCGTAACTTCAGAGCCTGCatattgtcagagaatgtcgggtgctAGGACTTGTCGGATGAGAGAAGATGTACGGTGGCCTCCTATTGGTGGAAGGAAGGTTCCATCTGCAGGTGATAGCAGACCACTGTAATATTCCCTGACGCATAGCAGCTATTCTGTGACAGGAGATTACGATTCTCTGACATTATTTGTTGCTTAGCACTTTCCATCCCTCTCGGGTTTTGCTAGGGCAGCTCGGGATGACCGTTCAGAGATACCTCCTGACTTGAGTCTTAATGAGGAGGCTGAGCTGTGGCGACCTGTCCGAACTTTATCTGTTATCTATATCTGAGACTATGGCGAGGgacccatccttcacgccttgatCACTGCGGGGCTGGTCGGGAATTGCTTTAGTGAAAGTACCTGGCCTGCTCACACAGCCCGAGTTGGGGAAGTCCGATTAGTTGGGGGCAGGTCAAGAACTAATCCAGGGCGCCTCTTTTGTCTCAGATCTGGGGACCTACCTTACCAGTGCCCGACCAGGAATTATGCGGCTAATGACCTGAGGTGGTCTAACTTCCTCTTTCTTCTAACTTTTGATTGCCCCCCTTAACTTCTGATTGCCCTTGACTGCCAcacccccttgacttttgactgtatGGACTTATCGAACCCCacctttatgcaccgtatcataagcctcccctccaaatctagtcgaaagaggctcaagttcgactgactagacccaaactCGAGTTTCATTTATTTCTCCTTTATGACTATAAATGCTGATTCTTTTCCCAAACCGTCAGTATAGTAACCTGTTTAATTGCTCAATCAACCTCGGGCAAAGGACCACTTTAATCTTTGCAAAAGTTGACTTTTACCATCTTCCTCTTTAAAAGGGGCTGCCCCCCCACCCACATATACATACTTTCCTTTAACAAACGTTCACTAATCATGGTGTTGAACTCCGAGTTTGATGAATTGCAACACCTTCGCCAACAACTAGCTCATATGACCCAACTATTTGCCCAAAAAGACACGTCTTTAGTCGAGATGACGCTGGAGAGGGATCTTCAGTCTTCCCTTCGTAGGGAAATTGAAGAACTCTAACTAGTTGCTAAATCGAGGGCACGTGCTGAGGCAGCGTTGAAATAGAAAGCCTATTCAGATTTGGAGAGTCAAGCTCAATTCATGATCTATTTTAAAGAGAAACACACCTCTTCCATGTCCCTTATGTAGGAAGAAGTAAAGATTAAAGATGAAACAATCACTCAACAACAACACATTCTTCAGTTGACTCAAGCTGAGCTAGAACAGGCTCGAATCCATCTCGAAAAAGTAGGTCAAGCAGCACGCTTTTGCCCAGGGTGCCAACTCACAGCTGGCATCGGAAGAGAATCTTAAGCACTTAGATGGCCTCTATGTTTTTATTGATTTAAGGATGAGGTTTTGAGAGGCGCTCCCCTgtaattttatcaattaaatgtAGACTTGATCGTGTTTCAGTCTTTATTCCTGCCTTTTACCTTTTTCCCACTAGAACTCCCATGCTTTATGCAGACACCTTTAACAAAGAAAAGGTGTTTTGGAATAGATGATGCTCCGTGAATTACGTGATGGTGGCGACATTAATCACCCCAGTTTGAAAAATGAACGCATGATGTGCTGACGAAAGAGGCAGGTGCCAAGCAAGACCATGATTGAGGAAGCTATCTCATCAGAGAAACTACTTCTCTGAGCCATGGTGAGGGCCCTTCTCGTCTATCACCCATGCTGTGGTGAGTTTAAATACTGACCGAGAGGTAGTTGGTTCGAAAGCCTTGCTCGGTCACTTATAATCCGcattgggcgagagtctggaatgctgaccgagaggtcgttggtcgtgagagcatgcccacttataactcatgttggggagagagtctggaacGCTGACCGAGAGATTGTTAgttgtgagagtatgctcacttataactcgcattggggcaagagtttggaatgccgaccgagaggtcgttggtcgtgagaacatgttcacttataactcgcgctggagcgagagtctggaatgacaactgagaggtcgttggtcatgagagtattgtaacgcccgccctccctgctaccctaagggacggggttacgatactctacgtataaatttttctttttaaaacagcggaagacttaaaataattttcatagttttaataaaacttttcttttaaatttcttttgaactatactatcacatggcatcaaaaatcataacatcaaatccagtggaaccataatgtcaagccacacatgtttaggtatcacaagtcataaaataccaatgcatagttctttaaagaaactttaagcaggttcttatttatttgattgcctagccaccgccacacacatcttcgttgcccctcctgctgctcctctaactcatccagctttttcctttatctgtggtacaaggaaagtaagctatgagcactcatggctcagtaagttcctttcctactcactaaaaccaacaatcagcacatgatcaagaatgcatcaacaagtcataatctaaactaatcatggcataacatagcattctattcaagcatatcatgcatcataatataatctcaactagtcatagcatatcaagcatcaccatggccgaaacatatacatagtgcattgcataaaacatagctagacatggcataacaacaagtatcatggtatatcaaagcatggccgaaacatgtatatcaaagcatcatactatggccgaaacatgtacatcaaggcatcatcatatccatggccgaaatctatatatcaagcatcaacaaatcaatggctgaaacatgtctataaggtatagcatgaacataacgtaatcataccttatcatggcatatcataatcaagagcataacatgaaacatagcataatcataaggtgtatgcaatatgattttggaaaacatgtatccgcaaaacatgtgtatgtctcatgatcctttaa
This genomic stretch from Zingiber officinale cultivar Zhangliang chromosome 7A, Zo_v1.1, whole genome shotgun sequence harbors:
- the LOC122001353 gene encoding beta-1,2-xylosyltransferase XYXT1-like isoform X2, with translation MKGCNSMKPSDHHNLLSHLRPSRKLSHVALFGCLLITLLLVCLMKSSSSTMVTLSMQLSSYENVSLPMVRESGVVQQDADLTTKETSTVAEEEKTKESASSNQTVSLQLEFDQNEDVADSILSNSPPDSNEKEEEELTESNGEIPRKESRVMCDFTAPRSDTCQVDGDVRVVPKSSTILLASPLTRPSQNTTWKLRPYPRKWEHATMEPIKELTISLATATAADYQRRQPPPPRCTVTHAVPAAFFSTGGFVGNYFHDFTDVIIPLFMTVRRFHGEVRFLVSDFNYPFMVKYRPILERLSNYPPINLDAGDGEVHCFPQAHVGLFSHRALGIDATKSPDGVSMRDFRDFLRSCFSLKLRSISRGISRGKPRLLLILRRGSRSFVNEREVMRMVKSVGFKLITAGPEEARNISRFARLVNSVDVLMGIHGAGLTNMVFLPANATVVQIIPCCQLADGCRYIFAEPAPAMGLKYAEYEIKVEESTLWEKYPRDHVVFRDPISIQKKQGFNAFWNIFLNHQKGELMLPRRRTERMKMMDLEMKALDGFLLFFVVFWLWSTARPGLRRLLIFR
- the LOC122001353 gene encoding beta-1,2-xylosyltransferase XYXT1-like isoform X1, whose protein sequence is MKGCNSMKPSDHHNLLSHLRPSRKLSHVALFGCLLITLLLVCLMKSSSSTMVTLSMQLSSYENVSLPMVRESGVVQQDADLTTKETSTVAEEEKTKESASSNQTVSLQLEFDQNEDGDDSNTIADSILSNSPPDSNEKEEEELTESNGEIPRKESRVMCDFTAPRSDTCQVDGDVRVVPKSSTILLASPLTRPSQNTTWKLRPYPRKWEHATMEPIKELTISLATATAADYQRRQPPPPRCTVTHAVPAAFFSTGGFVGNYFHDFTDVIIPLFMTVRRFHGEVRFLVSDFNYPFMVKYRPILERLSNYPPINLDAGDGEVHCFPQAHVGLFSHRALGIDATKSPDGVSMRDFRDFLRSCFSLKLRSISRGISRGKPRLLLILRRGSRSFVNEREVMRMVKSVGFKLITAGPEEARNISRFARLVNSVDVLMGIHGAGLTNMVFLPANATVVQIIPCCQLADGCRYIFAEPAPAMGLKYAEYEIKVEESTLWEKYPRDHVVFRDPISIQKKQGFNAFWNIFLNHQKGELMLPRRRTERMKMMDLEMKALDGFLLFFVVFWLWSTARPGLRRLLIFR